The Gammaproteobacteria bacterium genome includes a window with the following:
- a CDS encoding DsbE family thiol:disulfide interchange protein: MIRTIVPATLFAILVVFFWTGLKLNPTEIPSPLIGKPAPQFDLPGLRDPDVRLTTEQLQGGVSLLNVWATWCAGCRQEHDFLLQLAQSGVPIYGLNYKDDRDQAIAWLEQLGDPYLASGFDGEGTVAIDWGVYGAPETFLIDAGGVVRYKHIGPLDNEVWRTKLLPRIRLLSGESG, encoded by the coding sequence ATGATACGCACGATCGTCCCGGCCACGCTGTTTGCAATCCTGGTGGTGTTTTTCTGGACCGGGCTGAAGCTGAATCCGACGGAAATCCCGTCGCCACTGATCGGCAAGCCCGCTCCGCAGTTTGACCTGCCCGGCTTGCGCGACCCTGACGTTCGGCTGACGACGGAACAGCTGCAGGGCGGTGTTTCGTTGCTCAACGTCTGGGCCACATGGTGTGCGGGCTGCCGCCAGGAGCATGACTTCCTGCTGCAGCTGGCGCAGTCCGGCGTCCCGATTTATGGACTGAACTACAAAGACGACCGTGACCAGGCCATCGCGTGGCTTGAGCAGCTGGGCGATCCCTATCTTGCCAGTGGTTTCGATGGTGAAGGTACTGTGGCTATCGACTGGGGCGTCTATGGTGCGCCGGAAACATTTCTGATCGATGCCGGGGGAGTCGTGCGCTACAAGCACATCGGGCCGCTCGACAACGAGGTCTGGCGCACGAAGTTGTTACCGCGCATTCGATTGCTCAGCGGGGAAAGCGGATGA
- a CDS encoding heme lyase CcmF/NrfE family subunit has protein sequence MLPEIGQVALIIAMLLAVAQFVLGIAGGISARAPLIAAVKSAAAGQFVFVAIAFAILTTAFLQDDFSVLYVAQNSNLALPTPYKVAAVWGAHEGSLLLWSLILAAWTIAVAAFSSSLADRFVARVLGVMGMVGSGFMLFMLSTSNPFARLIPAAANGRDLNPLLQDPALVLHPPMLYVGYVGFSVAFAFAVAAMLEGRIDQTWARWVRPWTTTAWAFLTGGIALGSWWAYYELGWGGWWFWDPVENASFMPWLVGTALIHSLAVTEKRGLFYSWTLLLSVSAFSLSLLGTFLVRSGILVSVHAFASDPERGRFILIYMVVVVLGSLLLYAWRAPRMVAKQSGFALASRETFLLLNNMLLVVATLVVLSGTLYPLLHDALGFGKVSVGPPWFEMYFLLPMWPLLVLVGVGMHAGWRKTAKGHLQQQLKWPFWVGLVAAIVFPLFLYRSGGALTAMGIGTAFWILASVVTEIVSRWKQMGRISKLPRGVTGMVLAHAGIGIVALGIVVTSAYSDERDVSLRPGESVEMRGYNFKLLGIGPVTGPNWRAEEATVEVRQGNELIATLSPQKRVYLVQTNAMTESAIDASVRRDLYVAMGEPLGDGAWSMRFQVKPLVRFIWLGALVMLIGGAIAASDRRYRKARAQLPAAGGATERA, from the coding sequence ATGCTGCCTGAAATCGGACAAGTCGCGCTTATCATCGCGATGCTGCTGGCAGTAGCGCAGTTTGTGCTGGGAATTGCAGGTGGCATCAGTGCGCGAGCGCCGTTGATTGCGGCGGTAAAGTCAGCGGCAGCGGGTCAGTTCGTTTTTGTCGCAATAGCCTTTGCCATACTCACCACTGCATTTCTGCAGGACGATTTTTCCGTCCTGTATGTCGCGCAAAACTCCAACCTCGCGTTGCCGACGCCGTACAAGGTTGCCGCCGTCTGGGGCGCCCATGAGGGTTCGCTGCTGCTGTGGTCACTGATACTGGCAGCATGGACGATCGCTGTTGCTGCATTCAGCTCGTCGCTGGCAGATCGTTTTGTCGCACGGGTGCTGGGCGTCATGGGAATGGTGGGGTCCGGCTTCATGCTGTTCATGCTGAGTACCTCCAACCCGTTCGCGCGGCTGATACCGGCTGCCGCCAACGGTCGTGACCTGAACCCGTTGCTGCAGGACCCTGCACTGGTCCTGCATCCGCCGATGCTGTACGTCGGCTATGTCGGGTTTTCCGTGGCGTTCGCATTTGCTGTCGCGGCGATGCTGGAGGGGCGCATCGATCAGACCTGGGCGCGCTGGGTGCGGCCGTGGACCACTACCGCATGGGCTTTTCTTACCGGTGGTATCGCGCTGGGCAGCTGGTGGGCCTATTACGAGCTGGGCTGGGGCGGCTGGTGGTTCTGGGACCCGGTCGAGAACGCCTCGTTCATGCCGTGGCTGGTCGGTACTGCCTTGATTCACTCGCTTGCCGTAACTGAAAAGCGCGGGCTGTTTTACAGCTGGACGCTACTGTTGTCGGTGTCGGCATTCTCCCTGAGCCTGCTCGGCACTTTCCTGGTGCGTTCGGGCATCCTGGTTTCGGTGCACGCATTTGCCAGCGATCCGGAACGGGGCCGATTCATTTTGATTTACATGGTTGTTGTGGTGCTCGGGTCGTTATTGCTCTACGCCTGGCGTGCGCCACGCATGGTTGCCAAACAAAGCGGGTTTGCGCTCGCGTCTCGCGAGACCTTTCTGCTGCTGAACAACATGCTGTTGGTCGTGGCTACGCTGGTGGTGCTGAGCGGCACGCTGTATCCGCTGCTTCACGATGCCCTGGGTTTTGGCAAGGTATCGGTCGGGCCGCCGTGGTTCGAAATGTACTTTCTCCTGCCGATGTGGCCACTGCTGGTTCTTGTTGGTGTGGGCATGCACGCCGGGTGGAGAAAAACCGCCAAAGGGCACTTGCAGCAGCAGCTGAAGTGGCCGTTCTGGGTGGGTTTGGTTGCGGCCATTGTTTTTCCGCTTTTCCTGTATCGCAGCGGCGGTGCGCTCACGGCGATGGGCATTGGTACCGCTTTCTGGATTCTTGCATCGGTTGTAACCGAGATAGTCAGCCGGTGGAAGCAAATGGGTCGCATCAGCAAATTGCCCCGCGGCGTCACCGGGATGGTGCTGGCTCACGCCGGTATCGGAATAGTCGCATTGGGTATTGTGGTTACGTCTGCGTACAGCGACGAGCGCGATGTGAGTCTGCGACCCGGCGAATCGGTCGAGATGCGTGGCTACAATTTCAAACTGCTGGGTATCGGGCCGGTAACTGGCCCGAACTGGCGCGCTGAGGAGGCCACGGTAGAGGTGCGCCAGGGCAACGAGCTGATAGCAACGCTGTCGCCACAAAAACGCGTGTACCTTGTGCAAACCAATGCGATGACCGAATCGGCCATCGATGCCAGCGTACGTCGCGACCTGTACGTGGCGATGGGTGAACCTCTGGGCGACGGGGCATGGAGCATGCGGTTCCAGGTCAAGCCGCTGGTTCGTTTTATCTGGCTGGGTGCTCTGGTTATGCTGATCGGTGGCGCCATCGCCGCGAGCGACAGGCGTTACCGCAAGGCCCGCGCGCAGCTGCCGGCAGCCGGCGGAGCGACCGAGCGCGCATGA
- a CDS encoding EAL domain-containing protein, whose product MPEMKFNLQARYSLVMLAVIITIVVSLSVVLLLQFRVSTREITQLSAASLEQDLLQQVEQRGTLTATFLAENLANSLYRYDMQSMLEFTRSATEQNDLLYATIHDTDGRVVHDGTVEIASFGTALPAITRLDGVRIDAETLEVYRPILYRNQAIGGVRVGLSLAPIKEEIAAMTAGVRNVSDRRLRNNLLSAIVTSLLFAVAGMLVAFVVSRSLARPIRQLAEQATRIGSGDYTDTLAVDRSDEIGELASAFRDMSRSLRASDGEVRYLAYHDSLTRLPNRARLKQFLAEAVARTRRGGQKMALFFIDLDDFKRVNDTLGHKAGDVLLKEFSQRLRDSLREMDHIDPDAEVERDLIARLGGDEFTVVLEDVEDTRDIAVVAQRILDALHDPFLLAGQEVVVGASIGITVFPDDGETVDSLLKNADVAMFQAKDKGKNHFQFYNQSMDHAAVQRLTLENDLRHALARNELRVAYQPVIDAQTGAVVGCEALARWHHSSYGMIPTDVFLPLAEESGLIVEFDEWCLRQAAQDLTQLHATGFRNLYATVNIASVHFREQRIGETVGAVLRENDLPARCLRLELTEKTIMRNTRRAAELLVQLQALDIGVWIDNFGAGFSSLTHLTKLPIAGLKIDQEFVHRISRGANDRTVIATIIAMGHSLGMLVSADGIEDQEQLEYVRKAGCDMVQGHYFARPMGLSELMGLLGRRAPYGAGKVAATRLATT is encoded by the coding sequence ATGCCGGAGATGAAGTTCAACCTGCAGGCGCGATACTCGCTGGTGATGCTGGCCGTCATCATCACTATCGTCGTGTCGCTGTCGGTTGTGCTGCTTCTCCAGTTTCGGGTTTCCACCCGCGAGATTACCCAGCTCAGCGCAGCGTCGCTCGAGCAGGACCTGCTGCAGCAAGTCGAGCAGCGCGGCACGCTTACAGCGACGTTCCTGGCGGAGAATCTTGCCAACAGCCTGTATCGCTACGACATGCAGAGCATGCTCGAATTTACCCGCAGCGCGACCGAGCAGAACGACCTGCTGTACGCGACCATTCACGATACAGATGGGCGCGTCGTGCACGACGGCACCGTTGAAATTGCCAGTTTTGGTACAGCATTGCCGGCAATCACCAGGCTGGACGGCGTGCGTATAGACGCCGAAACGCTGGAGGTCTACCGGCCCATCCTGTACCGCAACCAGGCGATCGGCGGCGTACGCGTAGGACTTTCGCTGGCCCCGATCAAGGAAGAGATTGCAGCGATGACCGCCGGCGTGCGCAACGTCAGCGATCGGCGCCTGCGTAACAACCTGTTGTCCGCCATTGTCACTTCGTTGTTGTTTGCCGTTGCCGGAATGTTAGTGGCGTTCGTCGTTTCGCGCAGCCTGGCACGGCCGATCAGGCAGCTGGCAGAACAGGCTACACGGATCGGCAGTGGCGACTACACCGATACCCTGGCCGTCGACCGCAGTGACGAGATTGGCGAGCTGGCAAGCGCCTTCCGTGACATGAGCCGCAGCCTGCGCGCCAGTGATGGCGAAGTGCGATACCTGGCGTATCACGACAGCCTCACCCGGTTGCCAAACCGTGCGCGGCTTAAGCAGTTCCTGGCCGAGGCGGTTGCGCGGACCCGCCGTGGCGGGCAGAAGATGGCGCTGTTCTTTATCGATCTCGACGATTTCAAGCGGGTAAACGACACGCTGGGCCACAAAGCCGGTGATGTGCTGTTGAAAGAGTTCTCACAGCGGTTGCGCGATTCGCTGCGCGAGATGGATCACATCGATCCGGACGCCGAAGTCGAACGTGACCTGATCGCCAGGCTAGGTGGTGACGAATTTACCGTCGTGCTCGAAGATGTAGAGGACACGCGTGACATTGCAGTCGTTGCGCAACGCATACTCGATGCACTGCATGACCCGTTCCTGCTGGCCGGGCAGGAGGTGGTCGTCGGTGCAAGTATCGGGATCACCGTTTTTCCTGACGATGGCGAAACGGTTGATTCATTGTTGAAGAATGCCGACGTGGCCATGTTCCAGGCCAAGGACAAAGGCAAGAATCACTTCCAGTTCTATAACCAGTCGATGGACCATGCTGCCGTCCAGCGGCTCACGCTGGAGAATGACCTGCGTCATGCGCTGGCCAGGAACGAGCTGCGGGTGGCCTACCAGCCGGTTATTGATGCACAGACTGGCGCTGTGGTGGGCTGCGAGGCGCTGGCGCGGTGGCATCACTCCAGCTACGGCATGATTCCCACGGACGTGTTTCTGCCGCTGGCAGAAGAGAGCGGCCTGATTGTCGAATTCGATGAATGGTGCCTGCGCCAGGCAGCCCAGGACCTCACCCAGCTGCATGCGACCGGCTTTCGCAACCTTTACGCCACCGTGAACATTGCCAGTGTTCATTTCCGCGAGCAGCGCATCGGTGAAACCGTTGGTGCAGTGTTGCGCGAGAATGACCTGCCGGCGCGCTGTCTGCGTCTCGAGCTGACAGAGAAAACGATCATGCGTAATACCCGGCGCGCCGCCGAGTTGCTGGTGCAGCTGCAGGCGCTCGATATAGGCGTCTGGATTGATAACTTTGGCGCCGGCTTCTCGTCATTGACGCACCTGACCAAGCTGCCCATAGCCGGGCTGAAAATCGACCAGGAGTTCGTACACCGCATCAGCCGTGGCGCCAATGACCGCACCGTTATCGCAACGATTATCGCGATGGGGCATAGCCTGGGGATGCTGGTAAGTGCTGACGGTATCGAAGACCAGGAGCAGCTGGAGTACGTACGCAAGGCCGGCTGCGACATGGTGCAGGGCCACTATTTTGCCCGGCCAATGGGGCTGTCCGAACTGATGGGCCTGTTGGGCCGGCGGGCACCCTACGGTGCGGGCAAGGTAGCCGCAACCCGTCTGGCAACGACTTAA
- the ccmD gene encoding heme exporter protein CcmD, with the protein MGGYAEYVWSAFGLTVVVLLLNVYLARRNHRLAIERGRERLRSTQ; encoded by the coding sequence ATGGGGGGTTATGCAGAGTACGTCTGGTCGGCGTTTGGCCTGACCGTGGTCGTGCTGTTGCTGAATGTCTACCTGGCGCGGCGTAACCATCGCCTTGCCATCGAGCGCGGCCGTGAACGGCTGAGGAGCACGCAATGA
- a CDS encoding cytochrome c-type biogenesis protein CcmH translates to MKVLILLTGLLLLTPVMAIDNKEALPDPELQARYLKLSNELRCLVCQNQSIADSTAGLAGDLRQQVRQMLLDGASDDEILEYMVARYGDFVRYRPAFTPRTWALWLGPVALLLVGLAIVAVVVRRYATLGAGAAEE, encoded by the coding sequence ATGAAGGTGCTGATTTTGCTGACGGGCCTGCTGTTGTTGACGCCGGTGATGGCAATCGATAACAAGGAAGCGCTGCCGGACCCGGAACTGCAGGCGCGATACCTGAAGTTGAGTAACGAGTTGCGTTGCCTGGTTTGCCAGAACCAGTCAATTGCCGACTCGACCGCGGGCCTTGCCGGTGACCTGCGTCAACAGGTGCGCCAGATGCTCCTCGACGGCGCATCAGACGACGAGATTCTTGAATACATGGTCGCACGCTATGGAGATTTCGTGCGCTACCGGCCGGCGTTTACGCCGCGTACCTGGGCCTTGTGGCTGGGGCCGGTTGCCTTGCTGCTGGTTGGCCTGGCAATCGTCGCCGTGGTTGTAAGGCGTTACGCAACGCTCGGAGCCGGGGCAGCGGAGGAGTGA
- a CDS encoding phosphate/phosphite/phosphonate ABC transporter substrate-binding protein: MLHITKHCFSVRLVLAMLLAGWSLVASAQERVLVLGAIHADLEGRYAELRPMADYVAAALADAGVTRVDVMVVEDRRRLARMMRDGRIDWVSENVANAVYLQEAAGVQILARKWKQGAPQFRSVFFTRSDGDITSLGDLAGRTLAFIESDSTAGHLLPAAELIREGHRTVALETPRQQSPAGTIGYAFAGSDINATTWVHKRIVDAGVLSNVDWESDSSLPEFFRKDFVIFHQTDSMPRALELVRGDLDEDIKNALRSTLLGMDKDSGAARALQAYQGTLRFDELGEVDHETLRKLRSTFAQLMLVN; the protein is encoded by the coding sequence ATGCTGCACATCACGAAACATTGTTTTTCCGTCCGGCTGGTGCTGGCGATGTTGCTCGCAGGCTGGTCGCTCGTTGCCAGCGCGCAGGAGCGCGTGCTGGTTCTGGGCGCGATTCATGCCGACCTCGAAGGGCGCTATGCCGAATTACGCCCGATGGCCGATTATGTGGCTGCGGCTCTGGCAGATGCCGGTGTCACCCGTGTCGATGTAATGGTGGTAGAAGACCGCCGGCGGCTGGCGCGCATGATGCGCGACGGACGTATCGACTGGGTCAGTGAAAACGTCGCCAACGCCGTTTACCTGCAGGAGGCAGCCGGTGTCCAGATTCTCGCGCGCAAATGGAAGCAGGGCGCACCCCAGTTCCGCTCGGTATTTTTCACCCGCAGTGACGGCGATATAACGTCGCTGGGTGACCTTGCCGGGCGCACGCTGGCATTCATCGAGTCTGATTCCACCGCTGGCCACCTGTTGCCTGCCGCCGAACTGATCCGCGAGGGTCATCGCACCGTGGCCCTGGAGACACCGCGACAGCAGTCGCCGGCCGGGACCATCGGCTATGCATTTGCAGGCAGCGATATCAATGCAACCACCTGGGTGCACAAGCGAATCGTGGATGCCGGAGTACTGAGCAATGTGGACTGGGAGTCTGATTCCAGCCTGCCGGAGTTTTTCCGCAAGGACTTTGTGATTTTTCACCAGACCGATTCAATGCCTCGCGCCCTGGAGCTGGTTCGTGGTGATCTCGATGAAGACATAAAAAATGCGTTGAGAAGCACCCTGCTGGGCATGGATAAAGACAGTGGTGCTGCGCGCGCCCTGCAGGCCTACCAGGGCACGCTGCGTTTTGACGAGCTCGGTGAGGTCGACCATGAAACGTTGCGGAAACTGCGCAGCACATTTGCCCAGTTGATGTTGGTGAACTGA
- a CDS encoding acyl-CoA-binding protein, with protein sequence MSEDLKEQFEAAAVASKSLSRRPANEDMLELYSLYKQATIGDVSGERPGGFDFVGGAKFDAWSGLKGLTAEEAMRRYVAKIEALKG encoded by the coding sequence ATGTCAGAAGACTTAAAAGAACAGTTTGAAGCCGCAGCAGTGGCCTCCAAGAGCCTGAGCAGGCGTCCGGCCAATGAAGATATGCTCGAGCTCTATTCATTGTACAAGCAGGCTACGATCGGCGATGTCAGCGGTGAGCGGCCGGGTGGCTTCGATTTTGTCGGCGGTGCCAAGTTTGACGCCTGGTCCGGGCTCAAGGGATTGACTGCCGAAGAGGCTATGCGGCGTTACGTGGCCAAGATCGAAGCGCTGAAAGGCTGA
- a CDS encoding tetratricopeptide repeat protein has product MPPPVFVVLAGAMVIAALAILVLPLTRGEDSAPVSAGVVVALLPLTAAILYFSWSNWRWDQSAIPAVAAAHDDAAAPSIEQAVVQLEARLQAVPDDAEGWLMLGRSYVVMGRFPDAVDAYGRARQLGNDTDVHAITGYAEALAMARGGVIDDEAAALFEQALTIAPNDTKALWYGGLAALESGRPRQARDRWQRLLAAGPPEEVASVLREQIAAADAMLGGATTAPAEVPVAADGLSLHVSLTSELAARVGPNVPVFILARQVDMPGPPLAVVRKTVADLPVRVVLSDADAMVPGRVLSAHPSVEVVARVAIGGTPAAQPGDFAGSRVVASSGQAAIIIDSVVSP; this is encoded by the coding sequence ATGCCACCACCAGTATTCGTCGTACTCGCCGGAGCAATGGTCATTGCAGCACTGGCCATTCTCGTGCTGCCGCTGACGCGCGGTGAGGACAGCGCGCCCGTGTCCGCCGGGGTAGTCGTTGCATTGCTGCCGTTGACTGCAGCGATTTTGTATTTTTCCTGGAGCAACTGGCGCTGGGATCAGTCGGCGATCCCTGCCGTTGCTGCGGCACATGACGATGCCGCCGCGCCGTCGATCGAACAGGCGGTAGTGCAACTGGAGGCACGACTGCAGGCGGTGCCGGACGATGCGGAAGGCTGGCTGATGCTTGGCCGTTCGTACGTTGTGATGGGGCGCTTTCCGGACGCTGTTGACGCCTATGGTCGCGCGCGCCAGCTCGGTAACGATACCGATGTGCACGCTATTACCGGTTACGCTGAAGCATTGGCTATGGCCCGGGGCGGGGTGATCGACGATGAAGCAGCGGCACTGTTCGAGCAGGCGCTGACCATTGCACCCAATGACACCAAGGCCTTGTGGTATGGCGGGCTTGCGGCGCTCGAAAGTGGTCGCCCGCGGCAGGCGCGCGACCGCTGGCAGCGCCTGCTTGCGGCCGGGCCACCCGAGGAAGTTGCCAGCGTACTGCGTGAACAGATTGCCGCTGCTGATGCGATGCTGGGCGGTGCGACAACTGCGCCCGCAGAAGTTCCTGTTGCAGCGGACGGTCTGAGTTTGCATGTTTCACTGACCAGTGAGCTGGCAGCCCGGGTTGGCCCCAACGTGCCGGTGTTCATACTGGCGCGACAGGTCGACATGCCGGGTCCGCCACTAGCCGTGGTGCGTAAGACGGTTGCCGACCTGCCGGTGCGAGTCGTGCTTTCAGATGCTGATGCGATGGTGCCCGGTAGGGTGCTCTCGGCACACCCGAGCGTCGAAGTCGTGGCGCGTGTGGCTATCGGCGGCACGCCGGCTGCGCAGCCAGGCGACTTTGCCGGCAGCCGCGTCGTGGCAAGCAGCGGCCAGGCCGCAATCATTATCGACAGTGTGGTCAGTCCCTGA
- the ccmE gene encoding cytochrome c maturation protein CcmE, with protein MTPRQRRMWGVGLVLAGAGVATALAMQAFKENMLYFYTPAQIESGEAPVARAFRIGGLVVPGTVEREPGSIDVSFALADNSHQVTVAYSKILPDLFREGQGIIARGKLNESGVFMAEEVLAKHDENYMPPELAEALEGSGHPGSIASEQ; from the coding sequence ATGACACCGAGACAACGACGAATGTGGGGCGTTGGCCTGGTGCTGGCCGGGGCCGGTGTGGCAACAGCGCTGGCGATGCAGGCATTCAAGGAGAACATGCTTTATTTCTACACCCCCGCGCAGATCGAATCGGGCGAGGCGCCGGTTGCGCGTGCTTTCCGCATTGGTGGGCTGGTGGTACCCGGCACGGTCGAGCGCGAGCCCGGCAGCATCGATGTCAGCTTTGCACTGGCGGACAATTCGCACCAGGTAACCGTCGCCTATTCAAAAATCCTTCCCGACCTGTTTCGCGAGGGGCAGGGCATCATCGCGCGCGGCAAGCTGAATGAAAGCGGCGTGTTCATGGCCGAAGAGGTGCTGGCCAAGCACGACGAAAACTACATGCCACCGGAACTTGCCGAAGCCCTCGAGGGCTCCGGTCATCCCGGCAGCATTGCGTCGGAACAGTAA